The Neosynechococcus sphagnicola sy1 DNA window TTCATGGTTAGCAAATTGGCTCATCAGGGTTTGCTGTTGCTCGACGACAGGGAGAATTGGCGCGAGAATTTGAGTCAGGGCTGGGTTACCTTCAGCCGCAGGAGTATTTAAGATCTGATCTATGGAGATGCGATGGATCAGATCTACCGTGCGATTGAGTTCCTCGTCTGATACAAAGGCGGGAATGATATTGACATCTTGGCTACTGGCTTGTTTGAGTCCGTTTTGCAAGTTGGTGATGCTGGCGCGAGCAAGTCCGACCAGATCGATTAACCTTTGAGTTCGGGCTAAACCATAAAACACTTGGGGTTGCAGATCTTGACGAAAAGGATCGGTAGCTAGTTTGAAGGCAGCAACGATGAACTCGATTTTCTCTTGTTCAATCCCTGTCTCACGAGCAACAAAGGTAATATCGCGAAATCTTGCTTCATCAAGATCTTTCGGATTTCTCTGGAGCAGAACGGGTTCAAGGGCTTTCATTATTTGCTCAAATTCAGAGGGGCCGCGCGGGATATTTGCCCCCTCTAGCACAATCCGCACTTCCTCTACCTTGCGGGCTTCGATGCCGAGGATTAAATCGTCTGCGGAAACTTGTGTTTCTTGAGTCAGGTCTTTGTCATCGGGTAGACGATAAATCTGAAATTCTTCTAGGGTTTGCCCGCCGACAATTTGCAGGGCAAAAATGAGATCGGCAATGATATTTCTATTGCTAGCAGCATCTCCAGTTGCAAACTGATCGAGAGTATAGGTGACTTCAAACTGCCCTTCGCCTTGAGTTGTGGATGAGTTGCCCAGTTGTTGACGAACATCACCAATGTCGCGGTCATAAACGGTGACTACAATGCCGTTAATTGGACTTCCTGCACTAATAATCTGTCCACGAACTACTCTATTTTGCGGCTGTGGTATGGGTTCATCAAATACTCCAAGTTCTCTTAGCGCCCGATTTAGCGCCTCTGCGGTCGGTACGTCGACATTTCCCTGATTATTTCCAGCGTTTATCTGCTGTTGCTCCTGAAAGATTGCAACCAGTTTTTGAGTAATATCGTCATAGGTTTGCTCTCGTTGTTCTCGCAGTAGCCCCTCTTCATACAACTGGCGCTCCTCATCTGATACACGAATGATCTGTCTGCGGAGAATCAGAAGTAGTCCATCTTGTAAGTTAGTGATCTCTGGACGTTGGCTGTCACGGTTGACGGGAGAGACGATCGCTTTCATGGCTGTGTTCCTAGAAAAGATAAGGTTTGTAATGACGGACTGGCGGTGATAAGTCTCTTCCCGTCTGCATCAGGATTTTCAGGATTTTAGAATTTCCAGGATTTTGCATAGATGCCTGTCTATTCAATCCTGCAAATCCTCTAATTCTGTAAATTTTGATCCTGACGGTTATTGAATACCAACTTATGTTCCAAACTCTTTCCTCCAAAATTGATTAACAACCCCAGTGGAAAGCCATAGGCCACGGTGTAATTCTTCGCCTGTGCCAGGTGTGCATCCTCCAACTGCACCAATGCTTTCAACTCAACGACAACCTGATTCTCGACGACAAAATCTGCTCGGCGCGTCCCCACCTCAATGCCGTCGTAATAGACGGTCTGCTCTTGCTCGCGCACGAAGGCTAGACCTGCTCGCTCTAGCTCAATGGCGAGGCAGCGCTGGTAGATAACTTCTTGAAATCCGGGTCCCATTTTGTTGTGTACTTTCATAGCGCATCCGATGATTTTGTAGGTGAGTTCGTTGCCGATCATTGTCAGTATCAAGATTTTCAGGATTAGAGGATTTTCAGGATTTTTGAATTTAGCAACATATGTTATTTCTCTCCAATTTTTCTTCTTAATCCTGTTAATCCTTAAATTCTGCAAATCCTGATTTGATTTTTCAGGATTTTGAAGTTCGTCTGCATAACTTATTTCTCCATCTCTCCAATTGTCTAATTTCCCAATTTCTTAATCCTGTTCATCCTCAAATTCTGTAAATCCTGATTATTTTGGTTATTTGGTACGTTACTCTGATCGCTAACGCACCCTACAAGATCGGGCTGCAAGATTGGATGATCTCACTTGACCAAGTTAGTGTGGTGTCTCGACTCGCCCACCCACTCGCTTGATCATTTCTTGGCAGGGATCGCAGACGTAGGAACTACCAGACGGTTTGAGAGCACCTACTACAGCTTTGCTCCATCTCTCACCACGGGCACCTATTCCAGACAAGAAAGCACCTATATTTTCCTCAGCATGTGGTGCACCTTTCATTCCCTTGGCGATTTCTGGAGCCACGTTGATCCCCCACTCCTCAAGCTGTTTGAGTTGTGCCGCATTAAGCCCCTTTGAACCTGAGTTAATCCCAGCAACCAAGATTTGTTTGCCTTCCTTGGTGGTCGCTAACGCTATTTCAACCGTTGCTCCTTTCCCTTGTCCAAGACCTTTTATTTTGTTGGCGAGTTCAGTGAGACCGCCTTCACGTGCAATATTGTTAGAGACAATGCCCTGCGGTAGACGAAGTGTCTGAGGGACAGCCGTTGGTTTAGCAGGTGCTGGATCCACAGGATCTGATGGATTGGATTCAGCTTTGTTGGGTTCTGGCTTGGGGTCGGCATTTTTTGCTTCTTCGTCATTGTGGGCGACCATCAAGCTATGCGCTGCGTCGGCTCCGTGGATGGCAACCGATACCGCAGCGAGTTTCGGCAAGACTTGCGCCGCTGCTTGTGCCCTTTGACCACCAGAGGCGAGCGCCAGAGCGGCTCTAGGTCCTCCTGCAATAGGTCCTGAGGGATTGACGAAACCTAGTGTGATGTCCGCAGCTTTTGCTGCGGAGTTGGCAGTATCCTTCTCGACGTGAGCCGCCTGAAGTGTTGAAGAGATAGCAACTTCAGTTATGCTTGTTACATCTTTGCCAGTTTGCATTTGCCTCATGCCGGCCTCGTAATCGGATAATCCATGTGCCGCCACGAGCAAGCCAGCGGCTATGCCAACCCCTGTCTCCGCAGTGAGGGCAGCAAAAGCGACACCACCTACCGCTTGCGTAAGTCCGCCGACTGCTCTGGCCCCACCCCAGAACTTGGTCCAGTCTCTTCCCGTGGGGTCGTGAAAGATAATAGGATTGCACCGAACGTACTGGTATAGGTTGCTGAATTCAGGCTTGAAGAACGAGTCAACAGCTGTCCACTGCCCCAGCCAAGGCGCATAATACCGTGCCCCGTGATAAGTGAATCCCGTCTCCTCATCCCGCTCCTTCCCCGTATACCGATACCGCTTCGCCGCCGCTTTAATGCTCTTATCCACCGCCTGATAGGAGGTGTTGCCGTAGGGAGTGTATTCCTCATAGGAAATCACATTAGCTTTATCATCCAATTCGAGACAAGCCGAACCCAGATGGTTACCAAACTGAAACCGAATTAGTTGTGCAGGCGATTCATCATCGGGGTTAGTAATTGTCTTTGTTTCCACCAACGCAATCCGCTGCTTATTATCCATCCCATGCAACGTCTCACGCTCTAACTTAATGTCATTTCCATTGCTCTTAAATTCACGGTAAATCTCAAACCCACCCAGATAAATCCGCTCCTGCTTGCGAGTCCCATTTTGCCGCTCTGTCACCTTGCGAACCCGCTCACCAGTGGCATCGTAGACATAGAACGTCGTTTCCGGCACTGTATTGGGTGGCGGCGCATCATTCACCACCTGTCGCGCCGTCGCGCTCAACTCATCCTTGTAATCCCACTGCATCAGCGTCAGGTGGGGCATACTCGTCATATTGCCGTGGGCATCGTAGGTGTAGGGTTCCGTCCTTGCCCCCACCGTCGTACTGCTCAAGCGATTGCTCTGCTTGCCCGATTCAATCAAACTCGCTTCGTTATAGGCATAGGCACGAGTCCAATTCCCATTCGCCGCCTGATGGATTAACCGCTCAAAATTGCCCACCGCATCGTAGACGTATTGCTCCGTATAGTTCCGCATCGCCTGCCCATCACTGGGATGGGGCAGATTGACCCGAAACTCATCATCCCAACTGGTTTCTGGCTGCCCCGCCTGCCCGATATGCTCCCGCCCCGCTGCCGCAACTAGACGGTAGATCGGGTCGTAGGTATAGTCACCGTGGGGCAACACCACCTGATTGTTGAAAAAGATCGTCTGCTGAGCCTCATCCCGAATCCGGGTGATATTGCCCACCGGATCATAGGTATAGAACAAATCCTGCAAGACCGCCCCGCCCCGCGTGGTCTTCAGATGGGTCAACCGGAAGGTTTTTTCATCGTAGGTATAGGCAGTTTTTGCCCCATTCCCATATTCAATCAGGGTGCGCTGTCCCTTCGCGTCATGGTCAATGTTCGTCACCGCATGGAAATTCGCCGATGGTGGATCGAGCAACAACCTTGGCTCCGTCGCTTCCCCCAGCCACACATCCATCCGCTCCAATAAATTCGCCTCGTTGTAACCCGGACGGATCACATTCAGTTTCGTCTGCGGCTGGTTGCTGTGGGGTGCAACCAACTGAATCGGTCGATTCAGGGCATCATAGCGGCTACTGCTGCTAAAGACTTCCGTTTCTAAAGCAGGATTGCCCGCCCAATTGGGAATGGTTTTGTAATCCTGCACCAGTTGGCGCGTGCTGCTGAGCAAATTGCCCTTAAAGTCAAAGGCTCCATTCGTCGCCACACCCGCACTATCAAAATGCTGATAAATCCTGCCCCGATGGTTTTGGGCATCCCCCTGCCCTTCCCCATACACCGTCTTTTCCGCCAGAATTTCCGGATCGCTGCCCGTTTTGACAAACATCTGCGTCGGACGCTGCAAGGCATCATAGGTCGTGCGGAGCACATGGTTGCGGCTATCCCACATCCGCATCGGCTTACCCGCCACATTGTTCAGCATCCAGCGCTGTCCCGCTTCCATACTGGCTTGGTGAAGCCGATGCCCCAGCAAGTCATAGTCATAGCGCATCACAATCCGGTCTTTGGCATCCGTGACCGATCGCTGATTCCCCTCAATATCCAACTCCACGCGGGTCGCATATTTCTGGTCATTGCCACTGGCATCCTTGCCATTATCTGCAATGGTCAAAAAGGTGCGCCCCAGGGTATCAAAGTGGGCAACGGTGGGCGTATTGGCGTGTTTCGCCGCCTTCTCCGCCGCGCTTTTCTCCTCCGTCCCCAATGCCCCACCGATCCGCTGTTGATACCAGGTGGGCAAATAATCGGCATCCGGCAACCGCGTCAGAAATTCACTCACATCGGCATCGGTTTTGGGATCAAACGTCACCGTGTCATTCACATCAAAGGTCTGCTGCTGCCACGGGTCGAAGACCACCTTCTCCCAGGTCTGGTTGGGATGCAGCGTCGCCACCACCCGTTCCACCGGATCGTAAAACAGCGTACTGCTCACGCCCCACTGTTCGATGCCAAAGTGATGGGTGGGGCTAAAAAACGGTTCGTATTGCCGGACGGGTTTGCCCTTATTGTTATAAACCTTCGCTCCCGTCCCCACCCAGCGCGGATCGAGTCTGGGCGAGTTTGCCACCGCCGGATCGCGAGGACCTGGTTCCGCCTGCACCTTCGTCTGTGCCTCGCGCCCAAAGCCATCGGAATAGACAAAACTCAGTTGCACCTTGGTTTGTCCACCCGCTAAATCGCTGACATGGGTTTCACGGGCGATCGCCGCAGCACAAACCGGAACACGCTCCAGGTCGTAAATAGTCCGCGTTGTTGCCGTGCCTAAATGTTGCGTAGCCAGCGAACGGGGATTATCAGCCTCAAAAAATGCCTTAATTTCAGCCTGAGTCAAATCGGCGTTGAAATTGGCAAAGGCATCCCCGATCGTCTCCGTTGCCTTACCCATGACGGCAGTGCCCACAACCATCCCCAGCGCATCAAATCGCGCCTGCGATCGATTGCCATTCGGGTCAGTAATTTGTTCCGGTTGCAGGGTACGGTAATTGTTCTGAATGGCGATCGTATTGTTGAGCGGATCGACTGTCTGAATAACGGTTAAGTGATAGCGATCGTAGGTACTGGTATAGAGATTGCCAAACGGATCTTTAATTTGAACGGGCAAGTAGAATTGAGCCGGGTCAAACCCCTGCCGACCCGACGAAATCCACCAACCCCCATCCTGCTGCACATATTTCCCTTCGGCACCCAACAATGTGTTTAGATCGGTAATCTTGCTGCCGTAAACCTGAGTCAGTAAACCGGGCGTAAATGCCAGTTTGAAACTCTCACAGGGCAACGCCAGAGCATCAATTTGTCCCAGCGGTAAGGGCGTGGGATCGGTCGCACTCGCCTCGCTATCCTTGCGGTAGAGCGTTCTGACTCGCTCTATTAACCGTTTTTGTGGACTGGTGTTTGTCGGAGTCGTCTCATAGGGAATTTCGGGCGCGATCGCGTGCCCCACCACCGAGCCATCAGCAGCCTTTTGATAGAAGTCAACCAGAGTAAAGTATTTCCCGGTTGAAGCTGGAACACCCGTAAGCTCATAAGTGCGAGTTTCGATCGGCACCCCAATCCGATACCAATCGGGATCACTCGGTTTGTCATTAGGCTTGTTCGTGACCTGATTTTCGGTATAGGTAATAAAGGTTTTGGCTTGTTCTGGATAAGCAGGCTTACGACGAGGATAGGCGATCGCTACACTCTTCAACCCATTGCCAAACTCATCCACCTCTAGCGTCATCGCATGAGTCACACGCGGGTCAAAAAGCTTGCGTTTCTTCTGGGGATCAGGTTCTGGATCGGTTGGATCGAGGATGAAACTCCGCTCGTAGTGATAGTCAATGGTTTCGCGATCGTGGGCAAAGAACACCGCATGACGGTTCGTTTGCAGTGCCTGCTCCAACCGAATCTCGTAATTCCGCTCCGACACACTGTAGGGATGGGGCTGTTTGTCTGAACCATCCAGGGCATAAATTTCTAGCCGGAGGATGCGACCCTTGAGCGATCTCGCCGCTTCCCGTTCTTCGTCCGCCGTTAAACCAGCAGGCAGAATCGTATCGGGCAACAGTGAAGCGGCAAATGCCTGGTTTGTCTCGTTTGGCTCCCGATAATACTCATGCTCGAAATGAGTAGAAATCTTCTCCCGATTCACATACGCTCCCGTATGAAACCAGGTTTTCGTCAGCACCGGGGGCACAAACGAAGCTGCATCCAGATTGGTACTGTCCGATGTGGTGTCACCAAGCTGAATCGTGCCAATCTCCTCCGTATCCCACTGATCCACCCGCCCAAAACCGCGAAACTCCCGCTCCACCCCATCAAAATAGCCGTGATGGTAGGCATAGCGCGTGACAAAGCGGTTACCAGAGATGCGATCGTAGGTCTCCACCCGTTCCACCACATGCACCGGAAACGGCAGTTTCGTAATCCAGGGCGTATCCGCCAGCTTATCTTGCAGATAGAACTTGCTGGAAGACGCATACTCAACCACCGTTTCTGCACCCATGTTGTTCACGGTCTTGATCAGCAAATGGGGCTTTTGCCCGCCCATCAGGTCGATATACCGCATCACCCGGCGAGCATTACCGGGCAAGGGAGAAGACCACACCAGACAGGCAGTGCCATTACTCAGCAGGTCAAAGGCTGTTGTCGATGCCAAACTGTCGATCGCCGGGAAATAGCTCAACGTCCGCTTTGCCGCCCAACCATTCCCCGACTGATTAAAGTAAACCTGCACCCCTCCTCCACTCAGGTACAGAATATCCGTCGTCCCCGACCCATCAATATCTGCCAACTGGATGCGCCGCTGGTCAAAGATGTCAGGGCGATCGAACCAGGGGGCATCATCCATCGTCACCTTTGCCCCAAACCGCCCATACCCCAGATTGGGCCAGTAACACACCTCCCCATTCCGTATCCGCACAATATCTGTCAGCCCATCCCCTGACATATCTGCCATGTGAATGGATTGGGTACTATCCGCAAAAATGATTCGTGGTCCCTTCTCCTCATCCCAGGGCTGAACCACCCGCTCCGCCGCATCAAACCCATCCTCTGCCAGGGAGGGATACCAGACAAAGCAGTTATCCTCGCTAATCAGGATGTCGCTGTGCCCATCCCCATTCAGGTCAATAAACTTCAGATTCGGGTTATCCCAATCCACCACAGGCAACGACTTAAAAGCAACAAATGACTCCCAGCCTTGATCCAGAGTCCGTTCATAAAATCCTGGCACCGCCCCTCTGAACGTCACCACATCGGGCTGCCCATCCCCTGCCAAATCCAAAAACTGAGCACCGTTCGCCAAACCACTCCCAGGCTTACTGGCAACCAATTCAAGCGGGGCAAACTGTGCCTCAATATGCTGCTTGCCATTGTCCTGAACGGCATTGATCGGGCTGAGATTGCGTTTGTAAAACCATCCGTTCCCCTGCTCGGTCAGAATCCCCGATAAGCCTTCCCCATCCAGATCCACCCACTGATAGCGCGCACCATCCAATCCTTGAGGTAAATTCTCCAGACTGGCGTGATCGACATCTCGCACCGTCTCATCAATCTTGGCTTCGCTATAGGTAAATTCTAACGGTGGCAGCGATTTCTTGATATAACCACCCCCACTACGTTTGTAGCCCGTCTGCGTTGCCGACAGCAGGAACGAATAGATGGGATTGCGAACATCGGTTGGATTTTGTTCGTAGGAATAGTTAAAGTCCGTCGATCGCACCAAACAGTTCTTCCCAACTTCAATCCCATCAGCTTCTTTTTCACCAGAGAAATAATGGAACATCAACACCCGCTGGCATAGGCGATAAGTCCGTACTTCAAAGCCCGATCGATAAGAGGAGAATGGATCGTTTCGGAGAGTCGCTGTAGTCCATTCCTTTGGCTCTTGGGGGATGGGGTTCAAGAGATCGTGTTCCCCGTAATCAAACACCACCTCGAACAACCAATCCTGGCGCACACTCAGATCCTCATTAGCTTTTCGCGGCGTTGAGTTCCCATAGTAAATATGTTTTAGATAGCGATTACTCGATCGACTCTTGGAAGTGCGATTACTTTCGTGTGCTTGGGATCGATCGATCCCAACTGAGTTCTCTTTATCCTCCGATCGATAGCGATAATAAATCGCATTTCCCTTGTCGTCATAGCTTTCACAGATAAGCCAGCTAAATACATGGGTGGGGTGTTCGGGATCGACAATGCGACTTTCTTCTGTCTGTCCATACAGCGTTGTAATGTTGTCTTTAGAGATCGATCTCCAAAACGTTTCTTTCGGGTCAGCCTGGTTAGTCCAGCGTTCGATGCGGGCAAACAACCCTTCAATCCGAGGACGGTAGCGTTGAAGGGAGTAGGTTTTACCACCCACCGTGCGCGGATCTATTTTTTCAGGCTCCCACTTCCCCTGGTTGTTCTGAACCAGAATCGGCACCAGATCTTCCGCACCTGAAAGAATAAACACATCAGAATCCTCACCATCCCAGTAGCGCGGCAAGCCTTTGTCTGTCTTGCGGGTAATCGACGGTAACGACAGATTCCAGCCCAGCCCAAAGATCCCATTCCCCGCCCCCGAATCGTAGGAGAGCGATAACTGGGGACCAAAACCCGAACGCCCAGGACTGGTGGCGATCGGGACAGACATTGAGCCAGTTCCCGTTACCGGATTAGCCGCGAACTTTTCCCCCATGCCCTTAATTGCACCACCGCCTTTAGGTAAGGACACACTAGGAGGCGACGCAAAATAGCTTGGGTCAGACTCTTGAGTTTGTTTACTGTTGGCTTGAGCGGGGCGATCGAACATGGTCTACTTCCCTAATAAAGATGGGGCTGTCTTTTCAGGAACCGGACACGATACAAGTTTCTGACAAACTAGAAAAGATGGGATAGTACCCACCCAGGTACTTTTTTGGGTAAGGCACAGACCAAAATCCTACGAGGGGCATCAGGGAACCTCAACTTTTGTATTGAATATTGACATTTTGGAGATGAGGGTTCTCAAGGCAGTGCCACAACCTGTAACTCAAGCCGTAGAATGGGGCGCGAGATAAGCGGAACTCCGACTTGAACGATGCGGAAGCATCGGACGACCAAGGAGTGAAGTGCAACGGAATCCGAAGGATTCTGCTTCATCGAGTAGTTGGGCAGATTGCGAGCTGAAGATTGGAGGTATAACAAACTCGATGAAGTTTCGCGCCCCATTGGGCGAGCAGGCGAGCCCAGCGAGAGATCGCCCAACGACCTCAAACTCAGCGACTGCGGAGTGCGGCGCGGCACCTGCATGGTGGGTGGAAGCAGGTGCTGTGATGCACGGAGCGGTTCGCTGCAGCGCATGGTTAGGCCATTTTGGGGACATATCGATTGTGTAGTTGAGCAAACAAGCTGAAGGTAGGCCACAGTTCTTCGGGGATGCGCTCAAGCTCCTCGTCCGTGAAATGCCAGTGCGAGCCTTCGTGTATGAAAGTGTTCCGTTTGGTGTTGATGGTGAGGAAGAAATTGAAGTGTTGAGTGTAATCAAGCTCCGCGGGCTTGGTGAGTTCAGCCAAAGCGAAGTTCCACTTCTCGGAGGTTAAGGCGGGAAGCAACCGCTCACGCTTGTCGCGGGAATAACGGTAGTCCTGCAAGAGCCTCTCGCGTAGCGGCTCCTCTAGCTGCTTCGCTCGCATGACGTTCTGGCACAGTTCAGTGGTCAACGCATCCCATAGCGTACAGAACAGCAGAGGAATGACGATGCGAGTGTCTGTCTTGTTGGTGTAAACGTGGTCGGCAATTCCGTCCGGGTCAGGCGGGGGATTGGCGTGTCGGAGGAAGTAAAAGTCCTGGATGGAGTTTACGAGAACAAGAGCGTTGAGGCCGAAGTGGACGCGCTGGGCTCGAATCGTTTTGCCGCAATGCTTACAGGGGGTTCCGCAGATCTGTAGAATGGGAACTCTGTAAACGCGGTCGCAGCTCTGACAAATGTAGAAGTCCGCGATAAGCGTGCTCCACGGCTGGGATTGGACTTCCGAAATGTTCACGGCGTTGCTAGTGGCCTAACGGCTGAATTCAGCGGCGGCAGACAACCTCGAACTCTCAATAAATGTCTTTCGTCCGTCCGCTGCCACGCAGTGTTATGCCGCAATTATTTAGCAACACTTTAAACTTTAAAATCCCTGAATTTTCCAGGTTCTATGTTAAATAATTTGATTTAGGTTAGTCATCCAATTACAATTGCTGCGGCTACAGGCGAGAAAGATTTGACCTGTAGCACCATTTTGTAGCCCTTGCAGGGCAGCACCACAGGCTTCACAGGTACGTCCCATAAACTGAGCGTACTGGGTTGCATCTTGCCGATTCATGTTGCGACCCTGCTGTAAATGAGTTACACAGCTAATTCGAGGACGTGAATTTGTGTTCTGGGCAGGTTGAGGCCAAAGAGGTTGTGTACACATTTCACAGGAACCGAAGGGAGCTTGATTGTTTTGCAGTCTTTGTGCCACACTTCCTCCGCTATCAGCAGGCAACAGTTGAAGGAAGGTGTACAGGAGATTGACTGTGTTAGGAAGGGCGATTCTGAAAACCGGACTTTGACCGCTGGGATTGGTGTAGACCCAAAGAATTTGTTGGTCAACGCCGACAATGCCCATGTTGCTGAAGGAGTCAGAGCGCCAAATTCGAGTGTTAGGCAAACTGGTAACACTTGAAGCGATGTCTGAACCACGGGCAATTACATTTGTACCAGGTCGTAAGGATGCTAGGGAGAAGTGTTGAGCAGACTTAAGTTGTGTGGTCCAGTCCATTGCAACAGCGTGTTGGGCAGCCGCGAGATCCGATTGAAGAGCCTGCCGAGCTTCACCTGGATTTGGATAAACCGTGATACCAGGGAGGCTGAATTGCCAAACGGTGGAGTTGGCTGTATCGTTAAAGGTT harbors:
- a CDS encoding GxxExxY protein; translated protein: MIGNELTYKIIGCAMKVHNKMGPGFQEVIYQRCLAIELERAGLAFVREQEQTVYYDGIEVGTRRADFVVENQVVVELKALVQLEDAHLAQAKNYTVAYGFPLGLLINFGGKSLEHKLVFNNRQDQNLQN
- a CDS encoding SpvB/TcaC N-terminal domain-containing protein; amino-acid sequence: MFDRPAQANSKQTQESDPSYFASPPSVSLPKGGGAIKGMGEKFAANPVTGTGSMSVPIATSPGRSGFGPQLSLSYDSGAGNGIFGLGWNLSLPSITRKTDKGLPRYWDGEDSDVFILSGAEDLVPILVQNNQGKWEPEKIDPRTVGGKTYSLQRYRPRIEGLFARIERWTNQADPKETFWRSISKDNITTLYGQTEESRIVDPEHPTHVFSWLICESYDDKGNAIYYRYRSEDKENSVGIDRSQAHESNRTSKSRSSNRYLKHIYYGNSTPRKANEDLSVRQDWLFEVVFDYGEHDLLNPIPQEPKEWTTATLRNDPFSSYRSGFEVRTYRLCQRVLMFHYFSGEKEADGIEVGKNCLVRSTDFNYSYEQNPTDVRNPIYSFLLSATQTGYKRSGGGYIKKSLPPLEFTYSEAKIDETVRDVDHASLENLPQGLDGARYQWVDLDGEGLSGILTEQGNGWFYKRNLSPINAVQDNGKQHIEAQFAPLELVASKPGSGLANGAQFLDLAGDGQPDVVTFRGAVPGFYERTLDQGWESFVAFKSLPVVDWDNPNLKFIDLNGDGHSDILISEDNCFVWYPSLAEDGFDAAERVVQPWDEEKGPRIIFADSTQSIHMADMSGDGLTDIVRIRNGEVCYWPNLGYGRFGAKVTMDDAPWFDRPDIFDQRRIQLADIDGSGTTDILYLSGGGVQVYFNQSGNGWAAKRTLSYFPAIDSLASTTAFDLLSNGTACLVWSSPLPGNARRVMRYIDLMGGQKPHLLIKTVNNMGAETVVEYASSSKFYLQDKLADTPWITKLPFPVHVVERVETYDRISGNRFVTRYAYHHGYFDGVEREFRGFGRVDQWDTEEIGTIQLGDTTSDSTNLDAASFVPPVLTKTWFHTGAYVNREKISTHFEHEYYREPNETNQAFAASLLPDTILPAGLTADEEREAARSLKGRILRLEIYALDGSDKQPHPYSVSERNYEIRLEQALQTNRHAVFFAHDRETIDYHYERSFILDPTDPEPDPQKKRKLFDPRVTHAMTLEVDEFGNGLKSVAIAYPRRKPAYPEQAKTFITYTENQVTNKPNDKPSDPDWYRIGVPIETRTYELTGVPASTGKYFTLVDFYQKAADGSVVGHAIAPEIPYETTPTNTSPQKRLIERVRTLYRKDSEASATDPTPLPLGQIDALALPCESFKLAFTPGLLTQVYGSKITDLNTLLGAEGKYVQQDGGWWISSGRQGFDPAQFYLPVQIKDPFGNLYTSTYDRYHLTVIQTVDPLNNTIAIQNNYRTLQPEQITDPNGNRSQARFDALGMVVGTAVMGKATETIGDAFANFNADLTQAEIKAFFEADNPRSLATQHLGTATTRTIYDLERVPVCAAAIARETHVSDLAGGQTKVQLSFVYSDGFGREAQTKVQAEPGPRDPAVANSPRLDPRWVGTGAKVYNNKGKPVRQYEPFFSPTHHFGIEQWGVSSTLFYDPVERVVATLHPNQTWEKVVFDPWQQQTFDVNDTVTFDPKTDADVSEFLTRLPDADYLPTWYQQRIGGALGTEEKSAAEKAAKHANTPTVAHFDTLGRTFLTIADNGKDASGNDQKYATRVELDIEGNQRSVTDAKDRIVMRYDYDLLGHRLHQASMEAGQRWMLNNVAGKPMRMWDSRNHVLRTTYDALQRPTQMFVKTGSDPEILAEKTVYGEGQGDAQNHRGRIYQHFDSAGVATNGAFDFKGNLLSSTRQLVQDYKTIPNWAGNPALETEVFSSSSRYDALNRPIQLVAPHSNQPQTKLNVIRPGYNEANLLERMDVWLGEATEPRLLLDPPSANFHAVTNIDHDAKGQRTLIEYGNGAKTAYTYDEKTFRLTHLKTTRGGAVLQDLFYTYDPVGNITRIRDEAQQTIFFNNQVVLPHGDYTYDPIYRLVAAAGREHIGQAGQPETSWDDEFRVNLPHPSDGQAMRNYTEQYVYDAVGNFERLIHQAANGNWTRAYAYNEASLIESGKQSNRLSSTTVGARTEPYTYDAHGNMTSMPHLTLMQWDYKDELSATARQVVNDAPPPNTVPETTFYVYDATGERVRKVTERQNGTRKQERIYLGGFEIYREFKSNGNDIKLERETLHGMDNKQRIALVETKTITNPDDESPAQLIRFQFGNHLGSACLELDDKANVISYEEYTPYGNTSYQAVDKSIKAAAKRYRYTGKERDEETGFTYHGARYYAPWLGQWTAVDSFFKPEFSNLYQYVRCNPIIFHDPTGRDWTKFWGGARAVGGLTQAVGGVAFAALTAETGVGIAAGLLVAAHGLSDYEAGMRQMQTGKDVTSITEVAISSTLQAAHVEKDTANSAAKAADITLGFVNPSGPIAGGPRAALALASGGQRAQAAAQVLPKLAAVSVAIHGADAAHSLMVAHNDEEAKNADPKPEPNKAESNPSDPVDPAPAKPTAVPQTLRLPQGIVSNNIAREGGLTELANKIKGLGQGKGATVEIALATTKEGKQILVAGINSGSKGLNAAQLKQLEEWGINVAPEIAKGMKGAPHAEENIGAFLSGIGARGERWSKAVVGALKPSGSSYVCDPCQEMIKRVGGRVETPH